The following are encoded together in the Daucus carota subsp. sativus chromosome 5, DH1 v3.0, whole genome shotgun sequence genome:
- the LOC135152574 gene encoding uncharacterized protein LOC135152574 has translation MPMIITLVLVLKSTTSARAVGGVFTTPPYQSHNVTYPFSRTSNVLPFNAGSRPWGLVNTQPSQRVNERSPLSNMSNIMNGTSSGIRRNNMLFSDCNKQNMSQQSDLTREHVNANDYNIGASSRPIGGVFTTPVYKSQNAIDPFSRVSNDNPFNAGICIKIHVAFYIPAKTVLIVYFCKLGSTP, from the exons ATGCCAATGATTATAACATTGGTGCTAGTTCTTAAAAGTACAACTTCAGCTAGAGCAGTTGGTGGTGTGTTTACTACCCCTCCATATCAAAGTCACAATGTAACATATCCTTTTTCAAGGACATCTAATGTTTTGCCTTTCAATGCAG gTTCAAGACCATGGGGATTGGTGAATACTCAACCATCTCAGCGTGTAAATGAGAGATCTCCCCTGTCAAATATGTCCAATATAATGAATGGAACTTCAA gTGGTATTAGGAGAAACAATATGTTGTTTTCTGATTGTAACAAACAGAACATGTCCCAGCAATCTGATTTGACACGTGAACATG TTAATGCGAATGATTATAACATTGGTGCCAGTTCCAGACCAATTGGTGGTGTGTTTACTACCCCTGTATATAAGAGTCAAAATGCAATAGATCCTTTTTCAAGGGTGTCTAATGATAACCCTTTCAATGCAGGTATATGTATCAAAATTCATGTTGCATTTTATATCCCTGCCAAGACAGTGCTGATTGTGTATTTTTGCAAACTAGGTTCCACACCATGA